TATATGAGTACGGTGGCGGAACATGGGCGGTTGACCCAGCAACAGGTACTTTCGAGCAAGACGTATATGCTTACTACATGTCTGTAGGTTGTAACCACTGTAGTGAGCCAGTTTGTGTTAAAGCTTGTCCAACAGGCGCAATGCACAAACGTCGTGAAGACGGTTTAGTCCTAGTGGCTGAAGAGTTATGTATTGCCTGTGAAAGCTGTTCACGTGCATGTCCTTACGATGCGCCACAACTGGACCAAGAACGTAAAGTGATGACCAAATGTGATGGTTGTTATGATCGTTTAGCTGAAGGTCGTAAGCCAGTTTGTGTTGAGTCTTGTCCACTTCGTGCACTTGATTTTGATACCACTGAAAACATCGAAAAGAAATATGGCACAGGTGACGGACATATTGCGCCATTACCAAACCCATCAATCACTACCCCTAACTTGATCATTAAAGCGAATCGCAATGGTCAACCAACAGGTGGTGGTGCGGGCAATATCTTGAACCCGAAAGAAGTATAATCAGATCTGGCAGTGGTGCTTAACCACTGCCCTTTTTGAGGAAAAATAAATGAGTATTAAACAGTCAGTTGAACAGTTAGGCGAATACCAAGCAATAGCGCGTATTCTGCATAACCTATTTTGTCATTATCCTGAGGCTGAGCTTATCACCAGCTTTAAAGACAATGACGTTGCTGCCACTTGGCCAACATTCGCAGGTCGCAGTGATAATCAACAAGGACGTGACGCTCTAACAGCCTATCTCAACCATTGGGATGAAGCTGAACAGTTAATGGATTTAAAAGTCGATTATGGTCAGCTATTTTTTGGCCCTGGTGAGCCTAAAGCAATCCCGCAAGGGTCTGCATATTTAGGTGAAGATCAAGTACATTTTGATGCCTCAACCATTGCCTTGATTGATTTTTATAAGCAGCATGGCGTGAGTTTCGAACTCGAAATGCCGCAACCAGTGGATCATATTGGCCTGTTTTTCAGTGTACTTGATTCAAGTTTTGCCAAGTTGCAAGAAGCCGCAACAAACCCTGATTCAGATACAGATGCGCAGCAGTTAACCCAGTTTATTCAGGTATTATTGCAACAGCATATGCTGCCTTGGGCTGGTCGCTGTTTGGAGCTTGCAAAAGTGAATGCTGAAACTGATTTTTATGTCGGTATTTCATTACTAGCTAACGATTACTTAGCAGAGCTTGCTGATGCGTTTAACGTATTACCAATGCCAAGAAAGTTATTTAGATAAGTGATTAGAGTGACTGATATGAGTTTCTTATAATGAGTCACTTAACGCCGTTTTATACTCATTAACCATAAGCCATAGTTCCTAGTGAACAGTGTTTCTAGTGAAAAGAGTTTCTGGTTAATTAAGTTGTTTTCGTAGGAGTTGTTATGTCAGTGATACATGCCGTAGGCGAGCAATGGGATAAGGCCGAATGGTCTCACCAATTAGTATCATTTTGGCAGCAAGACACCTACGTAAACAGCCTTTTTGCGGGTGCAACCAACGCTACAACTACAGCCAATTTAGTTGCAGCACTGATTGATGAAACTAAACGCCAAGCTTGTATAGACTCTGAATTTGATAATGCCGATGTATTTAGCGCGTTATTCGACTGCTTTTTGCTGTTATTCGTTAAAGAGATCAACAGTAATGATCTCAGCCAAGCTGAAGCATTAATTGTGCAAATGACTGAACACTACGCAAAACAGTGCCTCAAACATGCAGATGAACATGAAAAAACCAACCAAAGTGTTGATGCTCGCCAAGCGGTTATTTGCAATCAAAGTCATAAAGTCATTTCAGCCATGAATCAACTGGCACAATTACGCCAACAGCGTCGCAGCCAAAGTCGAAATATGGGCAGTTAAGTCAAAACGCTAAATTAAAACCAAGCAACGCCGTAGACGTAGACGAAACAAGACCTGAAATATAGTTAGCTAAGTCCTAAAATCATCGACAATCCCACTCCTTTTAGGTAATTTCTCTCTTAAGCTCCACACCATCATCAGCATTGAGTAGAAACCCAAGTGAAGACCAATCTCATCACCCCTGAAGGGATGACCAAGCTAAAAACTGAATTGAACTATTTATGGCGAGAATACCGTCCTGAGATCACCAAAAAAGTGACTTGGGCAGCTAGCCTTGGCGATCGCTCGGAAAATGCTGACTACAAAGAAAATAAACGTTTATTACGCCAAATCGACGGCCGAGTCCGCTTTTTAAGAAAACGTATCGAAAATCTTAAAGTGGTCGAATATGCTACCGAGCAAGAAGGTAAAATCTTCTTTGGTGCTTGGGTTGAAATCGAAAACGATGCCGGTGATATCTTACAGTTTCGCATCGTCGGCCCTGACGAAATTTATGGCGATGCCAAAGGTTATATCTCTATCGATTCCCCAATGGCACGGGCATTACTAAAAAAAGAAGTCGACGACGATGCGGTCGTCCCAACCCCTGCAGGCCCGCAAGATTGGTATATCAATAAAATATCCTATACTGCTTTATAGGTATAAAAAAACTTGACGTCCGCTCTAAAACAGAGCATTAGTTGCTTAAACGTCAACTTTATGGCGATTTAATCTACAATTTCTTGCCCTATTAACGTTCTTTACTAAACTTGAGATCCCATTTTTATTTACCTTATTTTGCGTAAATAACATAAAAAAGGAACTTTTATGTGCTGTAGAGTGTTCTGGTTGGTGTTAATTGGTGCAGCAATATTATTGCTAGTGAGCTTTAAGGCGTTGCCAAGTAGCCACCTCCCCGCGCACATCATAGGTAACTGGCTAAGTCAGCAAGCTGGCCATATCGAGCTACTACAAATTAATGAAGATCAAAGTTATCTTCAAATTGGTTTAGACTTAAAAGAGCCCAGTAATAGTTTTGCAGAATGGGGCAGTTTTGCTTTATCTGATACTGATACTTTTACCACTATGCCTTTATCCATTTCCTTCAATCCCACCTTTAGTAACAATCCTGCTAAAGGGTTTATTACCCTGCTCACCGAACGTAATCGCAGTAACGTTTATCTCAACAATGACGCTTCACGGCTACAATTAAACATGGATAGAATGGGCGACAGTTCCATCGACAGCGTTGTCGAATATGAACAGCTGCGCTCGCGGGACATAGAAGGATATTGGTACAGCCAAGAATTCGATGATTTGTATGCGGTATTGATGCTCGATAATGGCTTGTATGTGCAACTGCAAATTAACTTTGAACATAACGACGAATTAACTGGCATGGAGTGGGGGCAATACCAACATCAAGCAGAATCTGACGAAGTGTATTTCCAAGCTCAATTTGATGACAATCATCAAACAGGTTTCAGTCGTTATGGCGAAATTGCCTCTGCAGCATTTAATGTCAAACTTCATGATGATCAGTTGATCTTTCTGCTAGATAACAATGAAGATGGCGTAATAGATACTTTTTCTCGGCTGATGCGAAAAAACTGATTTAGTTACAATTTCTAATAATCCTACCAAACTCATTAAATTCACTTAATTTCATAGACTTAATGGTATAACTTCGTCATATTGTTCCTGCACAATCACAAACTACTGTTACACCTCTTGTTTGCACTCTAATAAAGTCGCTATATTTAGCTTAATAACTGTATTTAGCGCCGAAATTTAGACAAAAGGATATTTCATGGGCCAGGAAACATCTAAAATTCTCGTTGTCGATGATGACATGCGACTCAGATCATTATTGGAACGCTACTTACTTGAACAAGGTTATCAAGTTCGCAGCGCAGCCAATGCTGAGCAAATGGATCGCTTATTAGAGCGCGAAAACTTTCATTTATTGGTTTTAGACTTAATGCTGCCAGGTGAAGATGGTTTATCCATTTGTCGCCGTTTGCGTCAGCAAGAAAATCCAATTCCGATTGTTATGTTGACAGCTAAAGGCGATGAAGTAGACCGCATTATTGGTTTAGAGTTAGGCGCAGATGATTACTTACCAAAGCCGTTTAATCCACGTGAGCTATTAGCACGAATTAAAGCGGTTATGCGTCGTCAAACCACTGAAGTGCCAGGTGCTCCTGCCCAGCAAGAAGAAGTCATTAGTTTTGGTGATTTTTCACTGAATTTGGCCACCCGCGAAATGTTCCATGAAGATAAGAGCAT
This window of the Shewanella goraebulensis genome carries:
- the ompR gene encoding osmolarity response regulator transcription factor OmpR: MGQETSKILVVDDDMRLRSLLERYLLEQGYQVRSAANAEQMDRLLERENFHLLVLDLMLPGEDGLSICRRLRQQENPIPIVMLTAKGDEVDRIIGLELGADDYLPKPFNPRELLARIKAVMRRQTTEVPGAPAQQEEVISFGDFSLNLATREMFHEDKSIALTSGEFAVLKVLVSHPREPLSRDKLMNLARGRDYSALERSIDVQVSRLRRLIEVDAANPRYIQTVWGLGYVFVPDGTARG
- a CDS encoding TorD/DmsD family molecular chaperone, encoding MSIKQSVEQLGEYQAIARILHNLFCHYPEAELITSFKDNDVAATWPTFAGRSDNQQGRDALTAYLNHWDEAEQLMDLKVDYGQLFFGPGEPKAIPQGSAYLGEDQVHFDASTIALIDFYKQHGVSFELEMPQPVDHIGLFFSVLDSSFAKLQEAATNPDSDTDAQQLTQFIQVLLQQHMLPWAGRCLELAKVNAETDFYVGISLLANDYLAELADAFNVLPMPRKLFR
- a CDS encoding 4Fe-4S dicluster domain-containing protein translates to MSDAIQYSFYVDSTKCTGCKACHISCKDRQGEQIRNATKPVENGVPSLNGVNWRRVYEYGGGTWAVDPATGTFEQDVYAYYMSVGCNHCSEPVCVKACPTGAMHKRREDGLVLVAEELCIACESCSRACPYDAPQLDQERKVMTKCDGCYDRLAEGRKPVCVESCPLRALDFDTTENIEKKYGTGDGHIAPLPNPSITTPNLIIKANRNGQPTGGGAGNILNPKEV
- the greB gene encoding transcription elongation factor GreB, with protein sequence MKTNLITPEGMTKLKTELNYLWREYRPEITKKVTWAASLGDRSENADYKENKRLLRQIDGRVRFLRKRIENLKVVEYATEQEGKIFFGAWVEIENDAGDILQFRIVGPDEIYGDAKGYISIDSPMARALLKKEVDDDAVVPTPAGPQDWYINKISYTAL